The following proteins are encoded in a genomic region of Drosophila willistoni isolate 14030-0811.24 chromosome 3R, UCI_dwil_1.1, whole genome shotgun sequence:
- the LOC6650848 gene encoding uncharacterized protein LOC6650848, whose amino-acid sequence MEDIKKLLNQSNIDISSSSDSENDNDCEISIGMRKSNRDVELPKETSKGNRKSGVARLPTRRPDPNVYNRNALLARENRRKKKAYLEAVEKELEETRITNKSLVKALKKQSKMCRKLQKENQLLKITLGNQKTPLASFRCISPVGSLGSYSHYSSSGSSTFEPDAAHPQKEESVNNNDYQPTSAYDNTWNEILNENCFQFMNKESPSAEEDTDNDICGINEDHSYFKGCLSSAPNDSTELCLHITSGRISSLDGGPISPQWSASGTPPVQLLQDDDVMDDDTTTAWIKSL is encoded by the exons atgGAGGATATCAAGAAATTGCTGAATCAAAGCAATATTGATATAAGCAGCAGCTCGGACAGTGAGAATGACAATGACTGTGAAATATCAATTGGAATGCGTAAGTCTAACCGTGATGTCGAATTACCCAAGGAAACTTCAAAGGGAAATCGCAAAAGTGGAGTTGCTCGACTTCCAACCAGACGGCCCGACCCCAATGTCTACAATAGAAACGCTTTGCTTGCACGAGAGAATCGCCGAAAAAAGAAAGCTTACCTTGAGGCTGTTGAAAAAGAACTTGAAGAAACGCGTATCACTAACAAATCTTTGGTTAAGGCCCTAAAGAAACAATCCAAAATGTGTCGTAAGCTCCAAAAGGAGAACCAACTCTTAAAAATCACATTGGGAAACCAAAAGACACCGCTAGCATCTTTTCGCTGCATTTCGCCAGTGGGATCCCTTGGATCTTATTCACATTATTCCAGCAGCGGTAGCAGCACCTTTGAACCAGACGCTGCCCACCCACAGAAGGAAGAGAGTGTCAACAACAATG ATTATCAACCAACTTCAGCCTACGACAACACATGGAACGagattttaaatgaaaactgCTTCCAGTTTATGAATAAAGAATCTCCAAGTGCAGAGGAAGATACGGATAATGATATCTGTGGCATTAACGAGGATCACAGCTACTTTAAAGGCTGTTTGTCTTCTGCACCAAATGACAGCACTGAGCTGTGCCTGCACATTACATCAGGACGGATTTCTTCGCTAGATGGTGGCCCAATCTCGCCACAATGGAGCGCTAGCGGCACGCCCCCAGTTCAGTTGTTGCAAGACGACGATGTCATGGATGATGACACAACAACTGCGTGGATAAAAAGTCTgtaa